One Qipengyuania gaetbuli genomic region harbors:
- a CDS encoding segregation and condensation protein A: protein MSDGLLFGDAPEQADDWDGIAAEAPVDDGALYLELDGWEGPLDLLLDLARRQKVDLREISILALVEQYLDYIDKAEALKLELAADYLVMAAWLAYLKSAMLLPKEEQEDPSPEELALKLQLRLQRLGAMRDAAARLMGGDRIGRDVFLRGAPEGLAIVRKTQWHCDQFALIEAYGRVKARTAPAIHMVRERPVMTLDSALERVSNMLGVTLEWMEIRDFLPPHAEPRLKRSALASSFVAALELARLGKAELAQEDIFGPLRLRRVS, encoded by the coding sequence ATGAGCGACGGGCTGCTCTTCGGCGACGCGCCCGAGCAGGCGGACGACTGGGACGGCATTGCCGCCGAGGCGCCGGTCGACGACGGCGCGCTCTATCTCGAACTCGACGGGTGGGAAGGGCCGCTCGACCTGCTGCTGGACCTCGCGCGGCGCCAGAAGGTCGACCTGCGCGAGATTTCAATCCTCGCCCTGGTCGAGCAATATCTCGACTACATCGACAAGGCCGAGGCGCTGAAGCTGGAACTGGCGGCGGACTACCTCGTGATGGCCGCCTGGCTCGCCTACCTCAAGTCCGCGATGCTGCTGCCCAAGGAAGAGCAGGAAGATCCGAGCCCGGAAGAACTGGCGCTCAAGCTCCAGCTGCGTCTCCAGCGGCTTGGCGCGATGCGCGATGCGGCAGCACGCCTCATGGGCGGCGACCGCATCGGGCGCGACGTGTTCCTGCGCGGGGCACCCGAAGGCCTCGCCATTGTCCGCAAGACGCAGTGGCACTGCGACCAGTTCGCGCTGATCGAGGCCTATGGCCGGGTCAAGGCGCGCACTGCGCCCGCCATCCACATGGTGCGCGAACGGCCCGTGATGACTCTCGACAGCGCGCTCGAGCGCGTGTCGAACATGCTGGGCGTGACGCTGGAATGGATGGAAATCCGCGATTTCCTGCCGCCACACGCCGAACCGCGTCTCAAGCGCTCGGCGCTCGCATCGAGCTTCGTGGCCGCGCTCGAACTCGCCCGGCTCGGCAAGGCCGAGCTTGCGCAGGAGGACATCTTCGGTCCGCTGCGCCTGAGGCGCGTGTCGTGA
- the scpB gene encoding SMC-Scp complex subunit ScpB encodes MTELERAIEAALFAAEEPMSVDALAGFLGDAATSDVRDALAVLAETYAERGVHLVERGKRWHFETAPDLAHLLRKEKEQVRRLSRAATEVLAIIAYHEPVSRAEIESIRGVQTSGGTLDVLMEAGWVKIAGRREVPGRPTIYATTPEFLDHFGLSSRRDLPGIAELRATGLLDPVDDAFEELTAMPDEEDESEDAS; translated from the coding sequence GTGACCGAACTGGAACGCGCGATCGAAGCGGCGCTGTTCGCGGCCGAGGAGCCGATGAGCGTGGATGCGCTGGCCGGGTTCCTGGGCGATGCGGCGACTTCCGATGTGCGCGATGCGCTGGCCGTGCTGGCGGAAACCTATGCCGAACGCGGCGTTCACTTGGTCGAGCGCGGCAAGCGCTGGCATTTCGAAACCGCGCCCGATCTTGCCCACCTGCTGCGCAAGGAAAAGGAGCAGGTCCGCCGCCTCAGCCGCGCCGCGACCGAAGTGCTGGCGATCATCGCCTATCACGAGCCTGTGAGCCGCGCGGAAATCGAATCGATCCGCGGGGTGCAGACATCGGGCGGCACGCTCGACGTGCTGATGGAAGCGGGCTGGGTGAAAATCGCCGGGCGGCGGGAAGTGCCCGGGCGCCCTACGATCTACGCGACGACGCCCGAATTCCTCGACCATTTCGGTCTTTCCAGTCGCCGCGACCTGCCAGGAATCGCGGAATTGCGTGCGACCGGCCTGCTCGATCCTGTCGACGACGCCTTCGAGGAACTCACCGCGATGCCGGACGAGGAAGACGAGAGCGAGGACGCAAGCTGA
- the tatA gene encoding twin-arginine translocase TatA/TatE family subunit, with the protein MSLGPWQLIIIAIVILVLFGRGRISEMMGDFGKGIKSFKQGMNEDDAKPTKHLEHEAKPASDGLTEDQVKSTSDTK; encoded by the coding sequence ATGTCGCTCGGCCCCTGGCAGCTCATCATTATCGCCATCGTCATCCTCGTCCTGTTCGGCCGCGGCCGCATTTCCGAGATGATGGGCGATTTCGGCAAGGGCATCAAAAGCTTCAAGCAGGGCATGAACGAAGACGATGCCAAGCCGACCAAGCACCTCGAACACGAGGCGAAGCCCGCCAGCGACGGGCTGACCGAAGACCAGGTCAAGTCGACGTCCGACACCAAGTAA
- the tatB gene encoding Sec-independent protein translocase protein TatB: protein MFDIGASELLVIVIVAILVIGPKDMPRAMRTAGRWIGKLRRMSTHFRAGIDEMVRQAEIEDMEKQWADRNKEIMAKYPTGNEPEGGAPDGEMNSMAPAADPADADAAAEAAIKRAAPKKAPEHGGVADAEPGLPLGDVPPPPPAKGES, encoded by the coding sequence ATGTTCGATATCGGCGCCAGCGAACTGCTGGTGATTGTCATCGTGGCGATCCTCGTGATCGGCCCGAAAGACATGCCGCGTGCCATGCGTACTGCGGGTCGCTGGATCGGCAAGCTGCGCCGCATGTCCACCCATTTCCGCGCCGGCATCGACGAGATGGTCCGGCAGGCGGAAATCGAGGACATGGAAAAGCAGTGGGCCGACCGGAACAAGGAAATCATGGCCAAGTATCCGACCGGCAACGAGCCGGAAGGCGGCGCGCCCGATGGCGAAATGAATTCCATGGCTCCTGCGGCGGATCCGGCGGATGCCGATGCCGCGGCAGAGGCGGCCATCAAGCGGGCCGCGCCGAAGAAAGCGCCGGAACATGGCGGCGTAGCCGATGCGGAGCCGGGCCTGCCGCTCGGCGACGTGCCGCCCCCTCCGCCGGCCAAGGGCGAGAGCTGA
- the tatC gene encoding twin-arginine translocase subunit TatC, with protein sequence MAFEIKDIDESQAPLLDHLMELRTRLVRCVAALVVAFGVCLYFADEILGFLIQPLKSSFPDGKGQLIFTKLYEVFFVELKVALFAGFCIAFPYIANQLWAFIAPGLYAREKKAFLPFLIATPFLFTCGAALAYYVVMPTAFEWFLGFEGTAGGLEINALPTANEYLGLVMQFILAFGMSFLLPVLLLLLHRAGIVTREQLVNARRYVIVLVVIVAAVITPPDPGSQLLLAIPLLLLFEGSLVLMRIFEKRDAKEKAAEETAADQSAS encoded by the coding sequence ATGGCCTTCGAGATCAAGGATATCGACGAGAGCCAGGCGCCGCTGCTCGACCACTTGATGGAACTGCGCACGCGGCTGGTTCGCTGCGTCGCAGCGCTGGTGGTGGCATTCGGCGTGTGCCTCTATTTCGCGGACGAAATCCTCGGTTTCCTGATCCAACCGCTCAAATCGTCCTTTCCCGACGGCAAGGGCCAGCTGATCTTCACCAAGCTTTACGAGGTGTTCTTCGTCGAGCTGAAAGTGGCGCTGTTCGCAGGCTTCTGCATCGCGTTTCCCTATATCGCGAACCAGCTCTGGGCCTTCATCGCGCCCGGGCTCTATGCGCGCGAGAAGAAGGCCTTCCTGCCTTTCCTGATCGCGACGCCCTTCCTGTTCACCTGCGGCGCGGCGCTGGCCTATTACGTCGTGATGCCGACGGCTTTCGAGTGGTTTCTCGGCTTCGAGGGCACGGCAGGCGGGCTCGAAATCAACGCACTGCCGACGGCCAACGAATATCTCGGCCTCGTCATGCAGTTCATCCTCGCCTTCGGGATGAGCTTCCTGCTCCCGGTCCTGCTGCTGCTGCTGCATCGCGCAGGCATCGTGACGCGCGAACAGCTGGTCAATGCAAGGCGCTATGTGATCGTGCTGGTCGTGATCGTGGCGGCGGTCATTACGCCGCCCGACCCGGGCTCGCAGCTGTTGCTGGCGATCCCGCTGCTGCTGCTGTTCGAAGGCTCGCTCGTGCTGATGCGCATCTTCGAGAAGCGCGACGCGAAGGAAAAGGCAGCGGAAGAAACCGCCGCCGATCAGTCCGCGTCGTAG
- a CDS encoding amidohydrolase produces the protein MKKTLIAALLATTVAVPAQADVLVDNVTGITMDADGKVKRFEALVIDDDGKVAKVIGRGEDRPRTDYREDGKGRVMLPGMIDAHVHVMGVGFGALTLDLSETNSLEEALDKIRTFAAENEARPWILGRGWNQEKWGLGRFPTAAELDSAVADRPVYLERVDGHAGWANSLAMQAAGITAQSKSPAGGRIETLPGSKQPSGVFVDAAEELMRKAIPAPRANERDLALAEAQKVFHRYGITAVADMGTTIEDWQAFRRAGDMGSLNLRIMSYASGPEQMVLIGGSGPSPWLYDDKLRMNGVKLYLDGALGSRGAWLKRPYADDPGNYGLPLQTPAQLRNILVRAAQGGFQPAVHAIGTAANAEVLNAVNEIAESFDGDRRWRIEHAQIIDPVDLPKIAQNGIIASMQPLHQTSDRLMAEARLGMDRLEGAYAWNTVLQLGGKLAFGSDAPVEPSDVFAGYAAAITRMDANGQPFGGWLPKERVNREEALAGFTSDAAYAGFAEGRFGRLLPGERADFILVDRDPLMATPEEIRATKVLETWVGGRKVYDAD, from the coding sequence ATGAAGAAGACACTTATCGCCGCCCTGCTCGCCACCACCGTCGCCGTGCCCGCACAGGCCGACGTGCTGGTCGACAACGTGACCGGCATCACCATGGATGCCGACGGCAAGGTGAAGCGGTTCGAGGCGCTGGTGATCGACGACGATGGCAAGGTGGCGAAGGTCATCGGCCGGGGCGAGGACCGCCCGCGCACCGACTACCGCGAGGATGGCAAGGGCCGCGTCATGCTGCCGGGCATGATCGATGCGCACGTCCACGTGATGGGCGTCGGTTTCGGCGCGCTGACACTGGACCTGTCGGAAACGAATTCGCTCGAGGAAGCGCTCGACAAGATCCGCACCTTCGCTGCCGAAAACGAAGCCCGTCCGTGGATTCTCGGGCGCGGGTGGAACCAAGAAAAATGGGGCCTCGGCCGCTTCCCGACCGCTGCCGAACTCGACAGCGCCGTGGCCGACCGACCGGTCTATCTCGAGCGCGTCGACGGCCATGCCGGCTGGGCCAACAGCCTCGCGATGCAGGCCGCCGGCATCACGGCGCAGAGCAAGTCGCCTGCGGGCGGCAGGATCGAAACCCTGCCCGGTTCGAAACAGCCCAGCGGCGTTTTCGTCGATGCTGCCGAGGAACTCATGCGCAAGGCCATCCCGGCCCCGCGCGCCAACGAGCGCGACCTGGCGCTCGCCGAAGCGCAGAAGGTCTTCCACCGCTACGGCATCACGGCAGTCGCCGACATGGGCACCACGATCGAGGACTGGCAGGCCTTCCGGCGCGCCGGCGACATGGGCTCGCTGAACCTGCGCATCATGTCCTATGCCTCGGGCCCCGAACAGATGGTGCTGATCGGCGGATCGGGCCCCTCACCGTGGCTCTACGACGACAAGCTGCGCATGAACGGGGTGAAGCTCTATCTCGACGGCGCGCTGGGCAGCCGCGGGGCATGGCTCAAGCGCCCTTATGCCGACGATCCGGGCAATTACGGCCTGCCGCTGCAGACGCCTGCGCAGCTTCGCAACATCCTCGTGCGCGCCGCACAGGGCGGCTTCCAGCCGGCAGTCCACGCCATCGGCACGGCTGCCAATGCGGAAGTGCTGAACGCGGTGAACGAGATCGCGGAAAGCTTCGACGGCGATCGCCGCTGGCGGATCGAACACGCGCAGATCATCGACCCCGTCGACCTGCCCAAGATCGCGCAGAACGGCATCATCGCCTCAATGCAGCCGCTCCACCAGACGTCCGATCGCCTGATGGCCGAGGCGCGGCTGGGCATGGACCGCCTCGAAGGTGCCTATGCCTGGAACACCGTGCTGCAACTGGGCGGCAAGCTGGCCTTCGGCTCGGACGCGCCGGTGGAACCGTCGGACGTCTTTGCCGGCTACGCAGCCGCGATCACGCGCATGGATGCCAACGGCCAACCCTTCGGCGGCTGGCTGCCGAAGGAGCGCGTCAATCGCGAGGAAGCACTTGCCGGGTTCACTTCGGACGCGGCCTATGCCGGATTTGCGGAAGGCCGCTTCGGAAGGCTGCTGCCGGGCGAGCGGGCCGACTTCATCCTGGTCGACCGCGACCCGCTGATGGCGACGCCGGAAGAAATCCGCGCGACCAAGGTACTGGAAACCTGGGTCGGCGGCCGGAAGGTCTACGACGCGGACTGA
- a CDS encoding threonine ammonia-lyase: protein MTQANPLPTGEKATDLLTLDDVRAAAARIEGAVVKTSLMHSITLSEITGADIWLKFENHQFTAAYKERGALNALLHLSEEQRRRGVIAASAGNHSQGLSYHGRRLGVPVTIVMPSTTPSVKVMQTESVGGKVELFGETFDEAYSHARELERERGLTFVHPFDDPNVAAGQGTVALEMLEAKDDFDCLVVPIGGGGLMSGMATVAKALRPDIEMVGVQAQLFPSMYSAVTGKELPCGGDTLAEGIAVKQPGAFTSQVIRELVDEVLLVGEPKLEHAVSLLLQIEKTVVEGAGAAGLAAVLSYPERFAGKTVGLVLCGGNIDTRLLANVLLRDLARSGRLARLRITLQDRPGALYKVMREFNDHNVNIIEIYHQRIFTALPAKGLITEIECEARDGSQIDRLVKALEAKGYSVELAELE, encoded by the coding sequence ATGACACAGGCCAATCCCCTGCCGACCGGAGAGAAGGCGACCGATCTCCTGACCCTCGACGATGTGAGGGCTGCCGCTGCGCGTATCGAAGGCGCAGTGGTCAAGACCTCGTTGATGCATTCCATCACCCTTTCGGAGATTACCGGGGCGGACATCTGGCTAAAGTTCGAAAACCACCAGTTCACGGCCGCCTACAAGGAACGCGGCGCGCTGAATGCCTTGCTCCACCTTTCGGAAGAGCAGCGCCGCCGCGGCGTAATCGCGGCGTCCGCAGGCAACCACTCGCAAGGCCTGTCCTATCACGGGCGCAGGCTGGGCGTTCCCGTGACCATCGTGATGCCCTCGACCACGCCCAGCGTGAAAGTGATGCAGACCGAAAGCGTGGGCGGGAAGGTCGAACTGTTCGGCGAGACCTTCGACGAGGCCTATTCCCATGCGCGCGAACTGGAGCGCGAACGCGGCCTCACCTTCGTCCACCCCTTCGACGATCCCAATGTTGCTGCAGGGCAGGGCACGGTCGCGCTCGAGATGCTCGAGGCGAAGGACGATTTCGACTGCCTCGTCGTGCCGATCGGCGGCGGCGGCCTGATGAGCGGCATGGCGACGGTCGCCAAGGCGCTGCGCCCCGATATCGAGATGGTGGGCGTGCAGGCCCAGCTGTTCCCCTCGATGTATTCGGCCGTGACCGGCAAGGAGCTGCCGTGCGGCGGCGACACGCTGGCGGAAGGCATTGCGGTCAAGCAGCCCGGTGCCTTTACCAGCCAGGTGATCCGCGAACTGGTCGACGAGGTCCTGCTGGTCGGCGAACCCAAGCTGGAACACGCCGTGTCGCTGCTTCTCCAGATCGAGAAGACGGTCGTGGAGGGTGCGGGCGCTGCGGGCCTTGCCGCGGTCCTGTCCTACCCCGAACGCTTTGCCGGCAAGACCGTCGGCCTGGTGCTGTGCGGCGGCAATATCGACACCCGCCTGCTCGCCAACGTGCTGCTGCGCGACCTTGCCCGCAGCGGGCGGCTGGCGCGCCTCAGGATCACGCTGCAGGACCGCCCCGGCGCGCTCTACAAGGTCATGCGCGAGTTCAACGACCACAACGTCAACATCATCGAGATCTACCACCAGCGCATTTTCACCGCGCTTCCCGCCAAGGGCCTGATCACCGAGATCGAGTGCGAGGCGCGCGACGGCAGCCAGATCGACCGCCTGGTCAAGGCGCTGGAAGCCAAGGGCTATTCGGTCGAACTGGCCGAACTGGAATAG
- a CDS encoding arginyltransferase translates to MTAPIRFPRFFVTSPAPCPYLPGKSERKVFTELRGQSADELNEALGRIGFRRSQTVAYRPSCLDCQACVSVRVVANEFKPSGSQKRTLKANSDIEVAECRPWATDEQYELLRKYLAHRHPGGGMAEMDESDFADMVEHTPVSSYVVEYREPGVGAQPGRLIGACLTDVQGDGLSMIYSFYDPDIEDRAGLGNFIILDHIRRAAAQGLPYVYLGYWVEGSERMQYKVRYRPLERLTRGGWERMPEDEQKRLITAATRPRVARTAEPLPAKDGSQREYKLAD, encoded by the coding sequence GTGACGGCCCCGATCCGCTTCCCCCGCTTCTTCGTGACGAGCCCCGCGCCGTGCCCGTATCTGCCGGGCAAGAGCGAGCGAAAGGTGTTCACGGAACTGCGCGGGCAGAGCGCGGATGAACTCAACGAAGCGCTCGGGCGAATCGGTTTCCGCCGCAGCCAGACGGTCGCCTACCGGCCCTCCTGCCTCGACTGCCAGGCCTGCGTTTCGGTCCGCGTCGTCGCCAATGAATTCAAGCCTTCCGGCAGCCAGAAGCGCACGCTGAAGGCGAACAGCGATATCGAAGTCGCGGAATGCCGCCCCTGGGCGACCGACGAACAGTACGAATTGCTGCGCAAGTATCTTGCCCATCGCCACCCCGGCGGCGGCATGGCAGAGATGGACGAATCCGACTTTGCGGATATGGTGGAACACACTCCGGTATCCAGCTATGTCGTTGAATATCGGGAGCCGGGAGTTGGGGCGCAGCCGGGACGGCTGATCGGCGCCTGTCTCACGGACGTGCAGGGCGACGGGCTGTCGATGATCTACAGCTTCTACGACCCTGATATTGAGGATCGTGCCGGGCTTGGAAATTTCATCATCCTCGACCACATCCGCCGGGCAGCCGCGCAGGGCCTGCCCTACGTCTACCTCGGCTATTGGGTCGAAGGGTCGGAGCGGATGCAATACAAGGTGCGTTACCGCCCGCTCGAACGCCTTACCCGGGGCGGATGGGAACGCATGCCCGAAGACGAGCAGAAGCGCCTCATCACCGCAGCAACCCGGCCGCGCGTCGCTCGCACTGCCGAGCCCCTGCCGGCCAAGGACGGAAGCCAGCGCGAATACAAGCTGGCCGACTGA
- a CDS encoding autotransporter assembly complex protein TamA codes for MAVPAAAQDQQAPERLEDLIPDSALDNPEEWAAQGTVEDTETTGDVVPEPETPIDAPPGFDLAWPDELEIDGFEPLEPEEDIQFADLDTGAPQIAFENAETEQLADNLILGFPQAEPPFTERGGFVARYEALSTIEELGADDANVAQIAARAREDEELLNNLLRVYGYYNGEILRTIGALEPGEGEADGRPVVRFDVIPGVRYRYGAIDLGNLRSAPDYNALRDVFNILPGDYLQSDTIIQEQFDLDRALGESGYAFARIEEPELLIDHDRQEGDLTLPVEPGGKYVFGEVTSNDPEFLSSRHLASIARFEPGDTYQRSLSMDLRRAVTATGLVSSVAITPREISAPQGDEPGVVAMDVEMTRAKLRTIAGAIGYGSEEGFRVQASWEHRNLFPPEGSLKIRGVLGTQEQLAGVTFRKNNFGGRDQVLTVDAYVSAIDTVAYDANSIALSGTYERLSTLLFQKPLSWTLGALILATDDRNRVLKGIERPRQTYLVASVYGRATVDTTDSLLDPTKGFRVSAFLAPATSRTAKEQFYYLANQADASYYQSIGSNIVAAGRLRYASILGAPLFAIAPSRRLYAGGGGSVRGYGYQAVGPKNDLGEPVGGRSLVEASVEARIGTGFFDGAVSVVPFFDIGAVSIDSTPDFRFVKYGAGVGVRYDTGFGPLRLDVGVPLNPDEGDSPVAVYVSLGQAF; via the coding sequence GTGGCGGTACCTGCGGCTGCGCAGGACCAGCAGGCGCCCGAACGGCTCGAGGACCTGATCCCCGACAGTGCGCTGGACAATCCCGAAGAGTGGGCAGCGCAGGGTACGGTTGAAGACACCGAGACCACCGGCGACGTGGTTCCCGAACCCGAAACGCCGATCGACGCTCCGCCCGGGTTCGATCTTGCATGGCCGGACGAACTGGAAATCGATGGTTTCGAGCCGCTGGAGCCGGAAGAGGACATCCAGTTCGCCGATCTCGATACGGGCGCCCCGCAGATCGCATTCGAGAATGCCGAGACCGAGCAGCTCGCGGACAATCTGATCCTCGGTTTCCCGCAGGCCGAACCTCCCTTTACCGAGCGTGGCGGCTTCGTCGCGCGTTACGAGGCGCTTTCGACTATCGAGGAACTCGGGGCCGACGATGCCAATGTCGCACAGATCGCCGCCCGTGCGCGCGAGGACGAGGAACTGCTCAACAACCTCCTGCGGGTGTATGGCTATTACAATGGCGAGATCCTCCGCACGATCGGCGCGCTGGAACCGGGCGAGGGCGAGGCCGACGGCAGGCCGGTCGTGCGCTTCGATGTCATTCCGGGCGTGCGCTATCGCTACGGGGCCATCGACCTCGGCAATCTCAGGAGCGCACCCGATTACAACGCGCTGCGCGATGTCTTCAACATCCTGCCCGGCGATTACCTCCAGAGCGACACGATCATCCAGGAACAGTTCGACCTCGACCGGGCCTTGGGCGAAAGCGGATATGCCTTCGCCAGGATCGAGGAACCCGAACTGCTGATCGACCACGACCGGCAGGAAGGCGACCTCACCCTGCCGGTGGAGCCGGGCGGCAAGTACGTGTTCGGCGAGGTCACCAGCAACGATCCCGAATTCCTGTCCAGCCGCCACCTTGCCAGCATCGCGCGCTTCGAACCGGGCGACACGTACCAGCGCAGCCTGTCGATGGACCTGCGGCGCGCGGTGACGGCGACCGGCCTTGTGTCCTCCGTCGCGATTACGCCGCGCGAGATTTCCGCGCCGCAAGGCGACGAGCCGGGCGTGGTGGCGATGGATGTCGAAATGACCCGCGCCAAGCTGCGCACCATCGCGGGCGCCATCGGCTACGGTTCGGAAGAAGGCTTCCGTGTCCAGGCAAGCTGGGAGCACCGCAACCTCTTCCCGCCCGAAGGTTCGCTCAAGATACGCGGCGTGCTGGGGACACAGGAGCAGCTTGCGGGCGTCACTTTCCGCAAGAACAATTTCGGCGGGCGCGACCAGGTCCTGACGGTCGACGCCTATGTCTCCGCGATCGATACGGTCGCCTATGACGCGAACTCGATTGCTCTGTCGGGGACTTACGAGCGGCTCTCCACCCTGTTGTTCCAGAAGCCCCTTAGCTGGACGCTCGGCGCGCTCATTCTCGCCACGGACGATCGCAACCGGGTGCTCAAGGGCATCGAGCGGCCGCGCCAGACTTACCTTGTCGCCTCGGTCTATGGCCGTGCGACTGTCGACACGACGGATTCGCTGCTCGATCCTACCAAGGGTTTCCGTGTCTCGGCCTTCCTCGCCCCGGCCACCTCGCGAACCGCCAAGGAACAGTTCTACTATCTCGCGAACCAGGCGGATGCGTCCTATTACCAGTCGATCGGGAGCAACATCGTCGCCGCCGGCAGGCTGCGCTATGCCAGCATCTTGGGCGCGCCCCTGTTCGCGATTGCGCCCTCCCGCCGGCTCTATGCAGGCGGCGGCGGATCGGTGCGTGGATACGGCTACCAGGCCGTCGGCCCCAAGAACGACCTTGGCGAACCGGTCGGCGGACGCAGTCTCGTCGAAGCTTCGGTCGAAGCACGTATCGGGACGGGCTTCTTCGACGGGGCGGTATCGGTGGTTCCGTTCTTCGATATCGGGGCCGTGTCGATCGATTCCACCCCCGACTTCCGCTTCGTGAAGTACGGTGCAGGCGTCGGTGTGCGATACGATACCGGCTTCGGCCCGCTGCGCCTCGATGTCGGCGTGCCGCTCAACCCCGACGAAGGCGATTCGCCTGTCGCCGTCTACGTTTCTCTGGGGCAGGCGTTCTGA